A single region of the Gracilinanus agilis isolate LMUSP501 unplaced genomic scaffold, AgileGrace unplaced_scaffold20104, whole genome shotgun sequence genome encodes:
- the LOC123254339 gene encoding cytochrome P450 2F2-like, which translates to LLFIFPKIMSFLPGPHHQIFRNYLKLEAFVNNRVAQNRSSLDPAHPRDYIDCFLIKMEQEKNNPQSHFNSQTLSKTAVNLFFAGTETVSSTIRYGLLILLKHPDVEARLHKEIDEVIGPNRPPTMEDRVKMPYMDAVIHEIQRFADIVPMSVPHTVTRATTFRGYHLPKDLNIIPLLCTAHFDHTQFKDPEKFDPGHFLDKEGKFKKNDAFLAFSAGKRLCLGEGLALTELFIFLTSLLQRFSLSLDGPRDALDLSPESQGLGSLPRPYKLRLLPH; encoded by the exons CTCCTCTTCATATTTCCAAAGATCATGAGCTTTCTCCCAGGGCCACACCACCAGATTTTCCGTAACTACCTGAAGCTAGAGGCCTTTGTCAACAATCGTGTGGCTCAAAATCGGAGCTCCCTGGATCCAGCCCATCCTCGGGACTACATTGACTGCTTTCTGATCAAGATGGAGCAA GAGAAGAATAACCCCCAGAGCCACTTCAATTCTCAGACTCTTTCTAAGACAGCAGTGAATCTGTTCTTCGCAGGGACAGAGACGGTGAGCTCCACTATTCGCTATGGACTCCTCATCCTTCTCAAACACCCTGATGTGGAAG CCCGACTCCACAAGGAAATCGATGAAGTAATTGGGCCAAATCGTCCTCCCACCATGGAGGACCGGGTCAAGATGCCCTACATGGATGCTGTCATCCATGAGATTCAGCGTTTTGCAGACATTGTCCCGATGTCAGTTCCTCACACGGTCACTCGGGCCACCACATTCCGTGGCTACCATCTCCCCAAG GATTTGAATATCATCCCCCTGCTATGCACAGCCCACTTTGACCACACACAGTTCAAAGATCCAGAGAAGTTTGATCCTGGACACTTTCTggataaagaaggaaagtttAAGAAGAACGACGCCTTTCTGGCCTTCTCAGCAG gGAAGCGGCTATGTCTGGGAGAAGGCCTGGCCCTCACTGAGCTCTTCATTTTTCTCACAAGCCTCCTGCAACGCTTCTCTCTAAGCCTGGATGGCCCCAGGGATGCCCTAGACTTATCCCCTGAATCTCAGGGTTTGGGCAGTCTACCCAGACCTTACAAACTCCGCCTGCTGCCCCACTGA